The Siansivirga zeaxanthinifaciens CC-SAMT-1 region ATATGTTATCAATAAAAAAATATGCTGCCATCGATATAGGATCTAATGCCGTTAGGTTATTAATTTCAAATATCATAGAACAAAAAGGTAAACCCGTTAAGTTTAAAAAAAATTCATTAGTACGAGTTCCAATTCGTTTAGGAGCAGATGTTTTTGTTAACAATAAAATTTCAAAAGAAAATACCAATCGTATTGTAGACACGATGTTAGCTTTCAAACTTCTAATGAAATCTCACAAAGTTGTTAAATATAAGGCCTGTGCTACATCGGCAATGCGAGAATCTAAAAATGGTAAGCAGGTAGTCGATTTGGTTTTAAAAAATTCTGATATTGTTATTGATATTATTGAAGGTGAAGAAGAAGCCGCAATAATTGCTGCAACCGATTTAAATTCATACATCGATATTGATAAAACGTATTTATATGTGGATGTAGGAGGTGGAAGTACCGAATTTACTGTAATTCATGAAGGTAACACCATAGCATCCCGATCATTTAAAATAGGAACCGTAAGGCTCTTAAACGATATGGTTTCTAAAGAAGCCTGGCAAGAATTAGAAATCTGGATTAAGGAACATACCAGACAATACGATAAAATTTCGGTATTGGGTTCTGGTGGTAACATTAATAAAATATTTAAAGTATCAGGGAAAGCTTTAGGTAAACCCCTAACATATTTTTATTTAACGTCTTACTATAACTTACTTCAAAGTTATTCCTACGAAGAGCGTATTACAGAACTCGATTTAAATCAGGATAGGGCAGACGTTATTATACCTGCGATGCGAATTTATTTATCTTCCATGAAATGGAGTAATGCTAAAAATATTTACGTTCCTAAAATAGGTTTAGCAGATGGTATAATTAAAAGTATCTATTTTGATACCGTTTCTAGCCATACACAGTAAAATTTTGCAGTTCAACTTGTTATTTATCATTGTGAAATATTTTCTTATATATTCGTGTTGATAAAATTGATTATAATTTACAAACTAACACAATATAATTATGAAAAAAATTTACTTAGCTATGTTACTTCTGGTATCCGTTTATGGCTATTCTCAAGAAGTGAAATTTGGTGTACGAGGCGGATACAATATTTCTAATTTAGATTTTGATACGCCCATAACCGTTGAAAATATTCATAGAAATGGAATTTTTATAGGGTTTTTAGCTGAAATTGGTTTGTCTAAAGGCATCGCTTTTATGCCAGAAATTCAACTCTCGGCAGAAGGTGCAAAGGATGAAGATTTACAATTAGATTATTTGCAAATGCCGCTTTATTTTAAATTTAGATTGAGTGAAAAGTTTCACGTTGGACTAGGTCCTCAAGTGGGTTTAAAGAGTCATAAATTTGAAGATGGCCTTAGAGATTGGGCCTATTCTGGTGTAGGTGGTTTAGAATTCAAGTTATCTCACACCTTATTTTTAGATGCAAGATATACCTACGGTGTTGTTAATATATTCGACAAAGATTTAGGTGATGAAGCTATAAATACTAATATTCAATTAGGTATTGGTTATAAGTTTTAACCATGAATGGCTTCGGTTGTTCCTAAATTAGCTATAATTTTAGCTTCATAATCAAGAAGTTGTTGCCATTTGGTATCAACTTCTTTTTTATTTCCATACTTTCTGGCAAAGCCTAAAAACATGGTGTAATGGTTAGCTTCACTTACCATTAAATTTCTGTAAAAGGTAGCTAATTCTTTATCTTGTAATTCTTCAGAAAGAAGTCTAAAACGCTCACAACTTCTAGCTTCTATTAAAGCTGCATAAAGTAATCGATGCACCAATTGTGTTGTTCTGCTGCCGCCTTTTGGAAAAAATTTAACTAATTGTAATACATAATCATCTTTTCGATCTCTTCCTAAAGTCCAACCGCGCTCTAAAATTTTATCGTGAACCATTTTAAAATGACTAATTTCCTCTTTCACTAAAGCAGTCATTTCTGTTACCAACTCACTATATTCGGGAAAACTAACAATTAATGAAATAGCGGTGCTGGTCGCTTTTTGTTCACAAAATGCGTGATCTGTTAAAATTTCTTCTATATTTTTTTCAACAATATTAACCCATCTTGGATCTGTTGGTAATTTTAAACCTAGCATATTATATGGTTGTTTTTGTTGTTTTTAATTCTTTTACATACAAAGAACCGTTATCATTAACATAAATAACGAAATCTTTAAAAATAGATGTATTTGGAATATTGAATGCTGTATTCAAGCAAACTTGCTTTTCGGTTGAACTGGAATGGTCTACCCAAACGTATAGCATAATTGCTTCTTCCCGGAAATTAGCATCAATAAATTCTGAAAACAGATGCTTATTGATTGTTTTCTCTGTAATTAATGATTCGTTTTTAAATAGTTGTAAACTAACTTCAAAATTTTTAAAGTGTTCTTTTATGATGGTGTCTTGCTTTGTTTTAGATGTTTTTAAAACATAATCGTTTTCTAGTGAATG contains the following coding sequences:
- a CDS encoding Ppx/GppA phosphatase family protein, which gives rise to MLSIKKYAAIDIGSNAVRLLISNIIEQKGKPVKFKKNSLVRVPIRLGADVFVNNKISKENTNRIVDTMLAFKLLMKSHKVVKYKACATSAMRESKNGKQVVDLVLKNSDIVIDIIEGEEEAAIIAATDLNSYIDIDKTYLYVDVGGGSTEFTVIHEGNTIASRSFKIGTVRLLNDMVSKEAWQELEIWIKEHTRQYDKISVLGSGGNINKIFKVSGKALGKPLTYFYLTSYYNLLQSYSYEERITELDLNQDRADVIIPAMRIYLSSMKWSNAKNIYVPKIGLADGIIKSIYFDTVSSHTQ
- a CDS encoding porin family protein, whose translation is MKKIYLAMLLLVSVYGYSQEVKFGVRGGYNISNLDFDTPITVENIHRNGIFIGFLAEIGLSKGIAFMPEIQLSAEGAKDEDLQLDYLQMPLYFKFRLSEKFHVGLGPQVGLKSHKFEDGLRDWAYSGVGGLEFKLSHTLFLDARYTYGVVNIFDKDLGDEAINTNIQLGIGYKF
- the miaE gene encoding tRNA-(ms[2]io[6]A)-hydroxylase; protein product: MLGLKLPTDPRWVNIVEKNIEEILTDHAFCEQKATSTAISLIVSFPEYSELVTEMTALVKEEISHFKMVHDKILERGWTLGRDRKDDYVLQLVKFFPKGGSRTTQLVHRLLYAALIEARSCERFRLLSEELQDKELATFYRNLMVSEANHYTMFLGFARKYGNKKEVDTKWQQLLDYEAKIIANLGTTEAIHG
- a CDS encoding DUF4738 domain-containing protein; its protein translation is MKSMCILLFVVISFIGCDGREKAYQKNQEVLQKAQLLESFSEQIKFIPENYTEIATDTTFSNGLQIKLNYHSLENDYVLKTSKTKQDTIIKEHFKNFEVSLQLFKNESLITEKTINKHLFSEFIDANFREEAIMLYVWVDHSSSTEKQVCLNTAFNIPNTSIFKDFVIYVNDNGSLYVKELKTTKTTI